One Cellulomonas sp. NS3 genomic region harbors:
- the pstS gene encoding phosphate ABC transporter substrate-binding protein PstS encodes MKVRQLARQTGLVGVVLVSSLALAACGSDNNAGGEGTADSAAVTAGGSDIDCGEGGTLNAEGSSAQKNAIEQAIASFEEVCPDITVNYNPTGSGAGITQFTAGQVEFAGSDSALNADKGEVEAAEARCEAGPAWNIPMVTGPIAVAYNLEGVDELVLDAATTAKIFRGEITTWDDAAIAALNEGATLPADEIHVFFRSDESGTTDNFTKYLNAASGGVWTDEAGKSWPSSGVGEGREKSAGVSEGVATTAGGITYVEWSYAKDNDLGIAQIDNGSGPIELTAETVATSVATAERVGEGNDLALKLDYATQEEGAYPIVLVTYEIVCSAGLDEAATAGVKAFLTHFASPEVQEGLVEIGYAPLPEDVQTDVLAAIEAIA; translated from the coding sequence GTGAAGGTTCGGCAGCTCGCACGACAGACCGGTCTGGTCGGTGTCGTGCTCGTCTCGTCTCTGGCGCTCGCGGCCTGCGGGTCCGACAACAACGCCGGTGGCGAGGGGACGGCGGACTCCGCCGCTGTGACCGCGGGGGGCAGCGACATCGACTGCGGCGAGGGTGGAACGCTCAACGCCGAGGGGTCGTCCGCACAGAAGAACGCGATCGAGCAGGCCATCGCCTCGTTCGAGGAGGTCTGCCCCGACATCACCGTGAACTACAACCCGACCGGTTCCGGCGCGGGCATCACGCAGTTCACGGCCGGCCAGGTCGAGTTCGCGGGCTCGGACTCGGCGCTCAACGCCGACAAGGGCGAGGTCGAGGCGGCCGAGGCGCGCTGCGAGGCCGGCCCGGCGTGGAACATCCCCATGGTGACGGGCCCGATCGCGGTGGCCTACAACCTCGAGGGCGTCGACGAGCTCGTGCTCGACGCGGCCACGACGGCCAAGATCTTCCGCGGCGAGATCACGACCTGGGACGACGCGGCGATCGCGGCGCTCAACGAGGGCGCGACGCTCCCGGCCGACGAGATCCACGTGTTCTTCCGCTCGGACGAGTCGGGCACGACCGACAACTTCACCAAGTACCTCAACGCGGCCTCGGGTGGCGTGTGGACCGACGAGGCCGGCAAGTCGTGGCCGTCGTCTGGTGTCGGTGAGGGCCGCGAGAAGTCGGCCGGCGTGTCCGAGGGCGTCGCGACGACGGCCGGCGGCATCACCTACGTCGAGTGGTCCTACGCGAAGGACAACGACCTCGGCATCGCGCAGATCGACAACGGCTCCGGCCCGATCGAGCTCACGGCCGAGACGGTCGCCACTTCCGTCGCCACCGCCGAGCGCGTCGGCGAGGGCAACGACCTCGCCCTCAAGCTCGACTACGCGACGCAGGAGGAGGGCGCCTACCCGATCGTCCTCGTGACCTACGAGATCGTCTGCTCGGCGGGTCTCGACGAGGCCGCCACGGCCGGCGTCAAGGCGTTCCTGACGCACTTCGCCTCGCCCGAGGTCCAGGAGGGCCTCGTCGAGATCGGCTACGCGCCGCTGCCGGAGGACGTGCAGACCGACGTCCTGGCCGCGATCGAGGCCATCGCCTGA
- a CDS encoding response regulator transcription factor, translated as MTRILLVEDEESYRDPLTYQLEREGFEVVTAATGPEALERFADGGADLVLLDLMLPGLSGTEVCRELRRTSDVPVIMLTAKDGEIDKVVGLEIGADDYVTKPYSFRELLARVRAVLRRRGAPAAAGSPADDELDDGTLEVGPVRLDVERHTVHVRGTLVAFPLKEFELLELLLRNAGRVLTRGQLIDRIWGSDYVGDTKTLDVHVKRVRAKIEDDPANPTMLQTVRGLGYKIADTDEAS; from the coding sequence GTGACCCGGATCCTGCTGGTCGAGGACGAGGAGTCCTACCGCGACCCGCTCACGTACCAGCTCGAGCGCGAGGGCTTCGAGGTGGTGACGGCCGCGACGGGCCCCGAGGCGCTCGAGCGGTTCGCCGACGGCGGCGCCGACCTCGTGCTGCTCGACCTCATGCTCCCCGGGCTCTCCGGCACCGAGGTGTGCCGCGAGCTGCGCCGCACGAGCGACGTCCCGGTGATCATGCTGACCGCCAAGGACGGCGAGATCGACAAGGTCGTCGGGCTGGAGATCGGCGCCGACGACTACGTCACCAAGCCGTACTCGTTCCGCGAGCTGCTCGCGCGCGTCCGCGCGGTGCTGCGTCGCCGCGGGGCACCGGCCGCCGCGGGCTCACCGGCCGACGACGAGCTCGACGACGGCACGCTCGAGGTCGGCCCCGTCCGCCTCGACGTCGAGCGGCACACCGTGCACGTGCGCGGCACGCTCGTCGCCTTCCCGCTCAAGGAGTTCGAGCTGCTCGAGCTGCTGCTGCGCAACGCCGGCCGCGTGCTCACCCGCGGCCAGCTCATCGACCGCATCTGGGGCTCCGACTACGTCGGCGACACCAAGACGCTCGACGTGCACGTCAAGCGCGTGCGCGCCAAGATCGAGGACGACCCGGCCAACCCGACGATGCTGCAGACCGTGCGCGGCCTCGGGTACAAGATCGCGGACACGGACGAAGCGTCCTGA
- a CDS encoding sensor histidine kinase, whose amino-acid sequence MDGPGGFVAVVAGLLGLVVGVVAVAAFRWSERSQYSVPAQPERELDEGLVRVLAVLRSAAVVLDDDDRVVRASPPAYALGVVREGQVVHAAIRDLIADVRRSGVIRDEELELPRGPVGPGTLMLQVRVAQVGPRHLLVLAEDRTQARRLEAIRRDFVVNVSHELKTPVGALSLLAETVQDAANDPEAVRRFAGRMRGEAARLSALVHEIIELSRLQVAGALQDIAVVDVDAVIEESVDRARTAASAKQIRLDVGGERGLTVYGDHALLVTAVRNLLDNAVAYSPDGAHVGIGVRAVEGLVEVAVVDQGIGIASDEQDRVFERFYRVDPARSRDTGGTGLGLSIVKHVAADHGGEVTVWSRPGKGSTFTLRLPVGAVPDQLLAAPPAARTIGTLPTPQPDSGTAAPGAPAPAAATTTPAPAQAPAAGGDDPAHEGAAR is encoded by the coding sequence GTGGATGGTCCTGGTGGTTTCGTGGCGGTCGTCGCCGGCCTGCTCGGCCTCGTGGTCGGGGTCGTCGCCGTGGCGGCGTTCCGGTGGAGCGAGCGCTCGCAGTACAGCGTCCCCGCGCAGCCCGAGCGCGAGCTCGACGAGGGGCTCGTGCGCGTGCTGGCGGTGCTCCGCTCGGCGGCCGTGGTGCTCGACGACGACGACCGCGTGGTCCGCGCGAGCCCGCCCGCGTACGCGCTCGGCGTCGTGCGCGAGGGGCAGGTGGTGCACGCGGCGATCCGGGACCTCATCGCGGACGTGCGCCGCTCCGGGGTGATCCGCGACGAGGAGCTGGAGCTGCCGCGCGGGCCCGTCGGCCCCGGCACCCTCATGCTCCAGGTCCGCGTGGCGCAGGTCGGCCCGCGGCACCTGCTCGTGCTCGCGGAGGACCGCACGCAGGCCCGGCGCCTCGAGGCGATCCGGCGCGACTTCGTCGTCAACGTCTCGCACGAGCTCAAGACCCCGGTCGGTGCGCTGTCGCTGCTCGCGGAGACCGTGCAGGACGCCGCGAACGACCCCGAGGCGGTCCGCCGCTTCGCGGGGCGCATGCGCGGTGAGGCCGCACGGCTCTCGGCGCTCGTCCACGAGATCATCGAGCTGTCCCGGCTGCAGGTCGCGGGCGCGCTGCAGGACATCGCGGTCGTCGACGTCGACGCGGTGATCGAGGAGTCCGTCGACCGTGCGCGCACCGCGGCGAGCGCCAAGCAGATCCGGCTCGACGTCGGCGGGGAGCGCGGCCTGACCGTGTACGGCGACCACGCGCTGCTCGTCACCGCGGTGCGCAACCTGCTCGACAACGCCGTCGCGTACTCCCCGGACGGGGCGCACGTCGGCATCGGGGTCCGGGCGGTCGAGGGGCTCGTGGAGGTCGCGGTCGTCGACCAGGGCATCGGCATCGCGTCCGACGAGCAGGACCGCGTGTTCGAGCGGTTCTACCGCGTCGACCCCGCACGCTCGCGCGACACGGGCGGCACCGGGCTCGGCCTGAGCATCGTCAAGCACGTCGCGGCCGACCACGGCGGCGAGGTCACGGTGTGGTCGCGCCCCGGCAAGGGCTCGACGTTCACGCTGCGGCTGCCCGTGGGCGCGGTGCCGGACCAGCTGCTCGCCGCGCCGCCCGCCGCCCGCACGATCGGCACGCTGCCGACCCCGCAGCCCGACTCCGGTACGGCCGCACCCGGCGCACCCGCGCCCGCGGCCGCCACCACCACCCCCGCACCCGCGCAGGCCCCCGCCGCCGGCGGGGACGACCCCGCGCACGAAGGAGCCGCCCGGTGA
- the phoU gene encoding phosphate signaling complex protein PhoU, producing MRQIFEAELTQLGDDLAAMSRLVEHAITNAGIALLTADLQLAETVIADDVAIDAIERDLDERCVHLLAQQQPVATDLRVVVSALRMSATLERMGDLARHIAQVARRSYPRVAVPNSLSGTFTEMHEAATRVAKRTTAVLTTRDLEVAQSIERDDDLLDSLHADTFTALLGVGWNGNPQETVDVTLLGRYYERFGDHGVSVARRVTYLVTGAFEDTRAGR from the coding sequence ATGCGGCAGATCTTCGAGGCCGAGCTCACGCAGCTCGGCGACGACCTCGCGGCGATGAGCCGCCTGGTCGAGCACGCCATCACCAACGCGGGGATCGCGCTGCTCACGGCAGACCTCCAGCTCGCCGAGACCGTCATCGCGGACGACGTCGCGATCGACGCGATCGAGCGGGACCTCGACGAGCGCTGCGTGCACCTCCTCGCGCAGCAGCAGCCCGTCGCGACGGACCTGCGCGTCGTCGTCTCCGCGCTGCGCATGAGCGCGACGCTCGAGCGCATGGGTGACCTGGCCCGGCACATCGCCCAGGTCGCGCGGCGCAGCTACCCGCGCGTCGCCGTCCCGAACTCGCTGTCGGGGACCTTCACGGAGATGCACGAGGCCGCGACGCGGGTCGCGAAGCGGACCACGGCCGTGCTCACGACGCGTGACCTCGAGGTCGCGCAGAGCATCGAGCGCGACGACGACCTGCTCGACTCGCTGCACGCCGACACGTTCACCGCGCTGCTCGGCGTCGGGTGGAACGGCAACCCGCAGGAGACGGTCGACGTCACGCTGCTCGGCCGGTACTACGAGCGCTTCGGCGACCACGGGGTCTCGGTCGCCCGCCGCGTCACGTACCTCGTCACGGGGGCGTTCGAGGACACGCGCGCCGGACGGTAG
- a CDS encoding phosphoglyceromutase, whose product MTYTLVLLRHGESEWNAKNLFTGWVDVQLSEKGVEEARRGGTLLTNAGVLPDVVHTSLLRRAITTANLALDAADRHWIPVKRSWRLNERHYGALQGKDKKQIRDEYGDDQFMLWRRSYDVPPPDIELGSEFSQDADARYAGEPIPRAEALTHVLDRALPYWHSDIVPDLQSGKTVLVAAHGNSIRAIVKYLDDVDDATIAGINIPTGIPLRYELDEDTLTPVTRGGEYLDPDAAAAAIAAVANQGK is encoded by the coding sequence ATGACCTACACCCTCGTGCTGCTCCGCCACGGCGAGAGCGAGTGGAACGCCAAGAACCTCTTCACCGGCTGGGTCGACGTCCAGCTCTCCGAGAAGGGGGTCGAGGAGGCCAGGCGCGGCGGGACGCTGCTGACGAACGCGGGCGTGCTGCCCGACGTCGTGCACACGTCGCTCCTGCGCCGCGCGATCACCACCGCGAACCTCGCGCTCGACGCCGCCGACCGCCACTGGATCCCCGTCAAGCGCTCCTGGCGCCTGAACGAGCGCCACTACGGCGCGCTCCAGGGCAAGGACAAGAAGCAGATCCGCGACGAGTACGGCGACGACCAGTTCATGCTGTGGCGCCGCTCGTACGACGTCCCGCCGCCGGACATCGAGCTGGGCTCGGAGTTCTCGCAGGACGCCGACGCGCGCTACGCCGGTGAGCCGATCCCGCGCGCCGAGGCGCTCACGCACGTCCTCGACCGCGCGCTGCCGTACTGGCACAGCGACATCGTCCCGGACCTGCAGTCGGGCAAGACGGTGCTCGTCGCGGCGCACGGCAACTCGATCCGCGCGATCGTGAAGTACCTCGACGACGTCGACGACGCGACGATCGCCGGCATCAACATCCCGACCGGCATCCCGCTGCGCTACGAGCTCGACGAGGACACCCTCACGCCCGTGACGCGCGGTGGCGAGTACCTCGACCCCGACGCGGCGGCGGCAGCCATCGCCGCGGTGGCGAACCAGGGCAAGTAG
- the mshA gene encoding D-inositol-3-phosphate glycosyltransferase: protein MLSVHTSPLDQPGTGDAGGMNVYVSELSRALARRGARVEIFTRATSSALPETVVLPGTDARGDTLSREDSRRVLLAEHVEPGVMPPVLVHHVPAGPFEGLDKNDLPGQLCAMTAGVLRSEAARRPGWYDVVHSHYWLSGQVGWLAADRWEVPLVHTMHTMARVKNASLAPGDTAEPTGRIIGEEQVVAEADALVASTAEESDDLVALYDADPERVHVVAPGVDLELFAPGGPDGRAEARRALGLPLDRRVVLFAGRVQPLKAPDVLVRALGVLALRAGDGSGVPLLVVLGGPSGRPTAVRELEALAATTGLADHVLFRPPVPRAELARWYRAADVVAMPSRSESFGLVAVEAQASGTPVLASAVGGLRSVVTDGVSGRLVHGHDPAVWADAIEDVLADDAVRATLGLGARRHAEHFGWDGAAEQVLKVYALAAARRRS from the coding sequence ATGCTCTCGGTGCACACCTCGCCGCTCGACCAGCCGGGCACGGGCGACGCGGGCGGCATGAACGTCTACGTCTCGGAGCTGTCGCGTGCGCTCGCACGCCGGGGTGCCCGCGTCGAGATCTTCACGCGCGCCACCTCGTCGGCCCTGCCCGAGACCGTCGTGCTGCCCGGGACCGACGCGCGCGGCGACACCCTCTCCCGGGAGGACTCGCGCCGCGTGCTGCTCGCCGAGCACGTCGAGCCCGGCGTCATGCCGCCCGTGCTCGTCCACCACGTGCCCGCGGGCCCGTTCGAGGGGCTCGACAAGAACGACCTGCCCGGCCAGCTCTGCGCGATGACCGCGGGGGTGCTGCGCTCGGAGGCCGCGCGCCGGCCCGGCTGGTACGACGTCGTGCACTCGCACTACTGGCTCTCCGGCCAGGTCGGCTGGCTCGCGGCGGACCGCTGGGAGGTCCCGCTCGTCCACACGATGCACACGATGGCGCGCGTGAAGAACGCGTCGCTCGCGCCGGGCGACACCGCGGAGCCCACGGGCCGGATCATCGGCGAGGAGCAGGTCGTGGCGGAGGCGGACGCGCTCGTCGCGAGCACCGCGGAGGAGAGCGACGACCTCGTGGCGCTCTACGACGCGGACCCCGAGCGCGTGCACGTCGTGGCCCCGGGCGTCGACCTCGAGCTGTTCGCGCCGGGCGGCCCCGACGGCCGCGCCGAGGCCCGCCGCGCGCTCGGGCTGCCGCTCGACCGGCGGGTCGTGCTGTTCGCCGGCCGCGTCCAGCCGCTCAAGGCACCGGACGTGCTGGTGCGCGCCCTCGGCGTGCTCGCCCTGCGCGCGGGGGACGGCAGCGGGGTCCCGCTGCTCGTCGTGCTCGGTGGCCCCAGCGGTCGCCCGACGGCGGTCCGCGAGCTCGAGGCCCTCGCCGCGACGACGGGCCTCGCCGACCACGTCCTGTTCCGCCCGCCCGTCCCGCGCGCCGAGCTCGCGCGCTGGTACCGGGCCGCCGACGTCGTCGCGATGCCGTCGCGCAGCGAGTCGTTCGGGCTCGTCGCGGTCGAGGCGCAGGCGTCGGGCACGCCGGTCCTGGCGTCCGCGGTGGGCGGCCTGCGCTCGGTCGTGACCGACGGGGTGTCGGGGCGGCTCGTGCACGGGCACGACCCCGCGGTGTGGGCCGACGCGATCGAGGACGTGCTGGCCGACGACGCCGTGCGCGCGACGCTCGGGCTCGGTGCGCGGCGCCACGCCGAGCACTTCGGGTGGGACGGCGCCGCCGAGCAGGTGCTCAAGGTCTACGCGCTCGCGGCGGCGCGCCGCCGGTCCTGA
- a CDS encoding lactonase family protein, producing MTDQPRTRPTTTPSTGSAPASAPSAGSRDLWVGTYPAAGAGTPAGLGEGVWRVTLDLATGGLVDARQVVATPAPSFVAAHPSGRVLYAVGERSEGTVTAFAVGGGGSDDGSGPRSVDDEAAGGHPSHGGTSDGGHTSGSAGPGWLDPVATVASGGADPCHLLLSPDARTLYVANYSSGTLAVLPLDADGAFAPEVLASGAPAQVLGHEGSGPDASRQESPHAHFVALAPGAAHVLVCDLGTDELRRYRVEADGRLAEDGVAATFPPGTGPRHLVFSADGRLAYVVGELDVTVHVLAWDAATATGEPVQVLPAGGTAAPVDEATGVAPRVLPSHVTLDGDRLLVGVRAAGVLAELAVGADGLLTHVRDLPLGAGGWPRHHAVVDGWAVVAEQVGGALTTFGPGAEAPSDVLPLPAPACVVPVR from the coding sequence GTGACCGACCAGCCGCGCACCCGTCCCACGACCACGCCGTCGACCGGCTCCGCGCCGGCGTCCGCCCCATCCGCCGGGTCGCGCGACCTGTGGGTCGGCACGTACCCCGCCGCGGGGGCAGGCACTCCCGCCGGGCTGGGCGAGGGGGTCTGGCGCGTGACGCTCGACCTCGCGACGGGCGGGCTCGTCGACGCACGCCAGGTCGTCGCGACCCCCGCGCCGTCGTTCGTCGCGGCGCACCCGTCGGGGCGCGTGCTGTACGCGGTGGGGGAGCGGTCCGAGGGCACGGTCACGGCGTTCGCGGTGGGGGGCGGGGGGAGCGACGACGGCTCGGGTCCTCGGTCCGTCGACGACGAGGCCGCCGGCGGTCACCCGTCCCACGGCGGCACCTCCGACGGCGGGCACACGTCCGGCAGCGCCGGGCCCGGGTGGCTCGACCCGGTCGCGACGGTCGCGTCGGGCGGCGCCGACCCGTGCCACCTCCTGCTGAGCCCGGACGCGCGCACCCTGTACGTCGCCAACTACTCGTCGGGCACGCTCGCGGTGCTGCCGCTCGACGCGGACGGCGCCTTCGCGCCCGAGGTGCTTGCGTCCGGCGCGCCGGCGCAGGTGCTCGGGCACGAGGGCAGCGGTCCCGACGCGAGCCGGCAGGAGTCGCCGCACGCCCACTTTGTCGCGCTCGCACCCGGGGCGGCGCACGTGCTCGTGTGCGACCTCGGGACCGACGAGCTGCGGCGCTACCGCGTCGAGGCCGACGGGCGGCTCGCGGAGGACGGCGTCGCGGCGACCTTCCCGCCCGGCACCGGCCCGCGCCACCTCGTCTTCTCCGCCGACGGGCGCCTCGCGTACGTCGTGGGCGAGCTCGACGTCACGGTGCACGTGCTCGCGTGGGACGCGGCGACGGCGACCGGCGAGCCGGTGCAGGTCCTGCCCGCGGGCGGCACGGCCGCGCCGGTCGACGAGGCGACGGGCGTCGCGCCGCGCGTCCTGCCCTCGCACGTGACGCTCGACGGCGACCGGCTGCTCGTCGGGGTGCGCGCGGCCGGCGTGCTCGCCGAGCTCGCGGTCGGCGCCGACGGCCTCCTGACGCACGTCCGGGACCTTCCCCTCGGCGCGGGCGGCTGGCCGCGCCACCACGCGGTCGTCGACGGCTGGGCGGTCGTCGCGGAGCAGGTCGGCGGCGCCCTGACGACGTTCGGGCCGGGTGCGGAGGCCCCGTCGGACGTCCTCCCGCTGCCCGCGCCGGCGTGCGTGGTCCCCGTCCGCTGA
- the mmsB gene encoding multiple monosaccharide ABC transporter permease, with translation MSTTMTPETPAQARVSPLARLQGMGGNMRQYGIFGALVVIVALFQVLTDGKLLLPNNVASLIQQNAYVMILAIGMVMVIVAGHIDLSVGSQVAFIGGLVALMMKDFGLPWLVAVLLGLAIGAVVGAWQGFWIAYIGIPAFIVTLAGMLIFRGFAILLVGVTVAGFPAPFIDISGGSIPNFLGFAGNADAVTLVLGAIVIAALVGSQVRARSVLKKHDLKTEAVPLFLTKIVLITVGIGAVTWVLSQSAGGTPIVLIIVGVLILAYTFLMGRTVFGRHIYAIGGNVQAAVLSGVNTRNVNFWIFVNMGFLAGVASVVVTSRAGAAVAAAGQNYELDAIAACFIGGAAVTGGVGRISGAIIGALIMGVLNMGLSILSVDPAVQQAIKGFVLLLAVAFDLINKRRAGGAR, from the coding sequence ATGAGCACCACCATGACACCCGAGACGCCGGCGCAGGCCCGGGTCTCGCCGCTCGCGCGCCTCCAGGGCATGGGCGGCAACATGCGCCAGTACGGCATCTTCGGCGCGCTCGTCGTGATCGTCGCGCTGTTCCAGGTCCTCACCGACGGCAAGCTCCTGCTGCCCAACAACGTCGCGAGCCTCATCCAGCAGAACGCGTACGTCATGATCCTCGCGATCGGCATGGTCATGGTGATCGTGGCCGGGCACATCGACCTGTCGGTCGGCTCGCAGGTCGCATTCATCGGCGGCCTCGTCGCGCTGATGATGAAGGACTTCGGCCTCCCGTGGCTCGTCGCGGTCCTGCTCGGGCTCGCGATCGGGGCGGTGGTCGGCGCCTGGCAGGGATTCTGGATCGCCTACATCGGGATCCCGGCGTTCATCGTCACGCTCGCGGGGATGCTCATCTTCCGCGGTTTCGCGATCCTTCTCGTCGGCGTCACGGTCGCCGGTTTCCCCGCGCCGTTCATCGACATCTCGGGCGGCTCGATCCCGAACTTCCTCGGTTTCGCGGGGAACGCGGACGCCGTGACGCTCGTGCTCGGCGCGATCGTGATCGCCGCGCTCGTCGGCAGCCAGGTCCGGGCGCGCTCGGTGCTGAAGAAGCACGACCTGAAGACCGAGGCCGTCCCGCTGTTCCTGACGAAGATCGTGCTCATCACGGTCGGCATCGGGGCGGTGACGTGGGTGCTCTCGCAGAGCGCGGGCGGCACCCCGATCGTGCTCATCATCGTCGGCGTGCTGATCCTCGCGTACACGTTCCTCATGGGCCGCACGGTGTTCGGCCGGCACATCTACGCGATCGGCGGCAACGTCCAGGCGGCGGTCCTGTCCGGGGTCAACACGCGCAACGTGAACTTCTGGATCTTCGTCAACATGGGCTTCCTCGCCGGTGTCGCGTCGGTCGTCGTGACCTCGCGCGCCGGTGCGGCGGTCGCGGCCGCCGGCCAGAACTACGAGCTCGACGCGATCGCCGCGTGCTTCATCGGCGGCGCGGCGGTCACGGGCGGCGTCGGCCGGATCTCCGGGGCCATCATCGGGGCGCTCATCATGGGCGTGCTCAACATGGGCCTGTCGATCCTCTCGGTCGACCCGGCCGTGCAGCAGGCGATCAAGGGCTTCGTGCTCCTGCTCGCCGTCGCGTTCGACCTCATCAACAAGCGCCGCGCGGGCGGCGCGCGCTGA
- the mmsA gene encoding multiple monosaccharide ABC transporter ATP-binding protein encodes MTGDHTILEMRGITKTFPGVKALQDVTLEVRRGEVHAICGENGAGKSTLMKVLSGVYPHGTYEGDILFEGEPCEFKGIRDSEERGIVIIHQELALSPFLSIAENIFLGNERSKRGVIDWNSTNAEAAKLLARVGLTESPDTKIMDIGVGKQQLVEIAKALSKRVKLLILDEPTAALNDDDSAHLLDLLRSLRGQGITSIIISHKLNEIHAIADTTTVIRDGRTIETMEMHGAEPVSEERIIRAMVGRSLDARFPDREPVIGEEVLRIEDWTVHHPVDHGRVVVDNANLFVRRGEIVGIAGLMGAGRTELAMSVFGRAYGANISGRILKDGKPIQVGSVREAIRHGIAYATEDRKRYGLNLIDTIKRNVSSAALDKVARLGVVDREGETKIAEQYRKDLNVKTPTVEALVGKLSGGNQQKVVLSKWIFADPDVLILDEPTRGIDVGAKYEIYTIMNALAAQGKAIIVISSELPELLGTCDRIYALSQGRITGEVSREDATQETLMHYMTMEKDGAAR; translated from the coding sequence ATGACAGGCGATCACACGATCCTCGAGATGCGGGGCATCACCAAGACGTTCCCGGGCGTCAAGGCGCTGCAGGACGTCACCCTCGAGGTCAGGCGCGGCGAGGTCCACGCGATCTGCGGGGAGAACGGGGCCGGCAAGTCGACCCTGATGAAGGTCCTCTCGGGGGTGTACCCGCACGGGACCTACGAGGGCGACATCCTCTTCGAGGGCGAGCCCTGCGAGTTCAAGGGCATCCGCGACTCCGAGGAGCGCGGGATCGTCATCATCCACCAGGAGCTCGCGCTGAGCCCGTTCCTGTCGATCGCCGAGAACATCTTCCTCGGCAACGAGCGCTCGAAGCGCGGCGTCATCGACTGGAACTCCACGAACGCGGAGGCCGCCAAGCTGCTGGCCCGCGTGGGGCTCACCGAGAGCCCCGACACCAAGATCATGGACATCGGCGTCGGCAAGCAGCAGCTCGTCGAGATCGCCAAGGCGCTGTCCAAGCGCGTCAAGCTGCTCATCCTCGACGAGCCCACGGCCGCGCTCAACGACGACGACAGCGCGCACCTGCTCGACCTGCTCCGCAGCCTCCGGGGCCAGGGCATCACGTCGATCATCATCAGCCACAAGCTCAACGAGATCCACGCCATCGCCGACACCACGACCGTCATCCGCGACGGCCGCACGATCGAGACGATGGAGATGCACGGCGCCGAGCCGGTCTCCGAGGAGCGGATCATCCGCGCGATGGTCGGGCGCTCGCTCGACGCACGGTTCCCCGACCGGGAGCCCGTGATCGGCGAGGAGGTCCTGCGCATCGAGGACTGGACCGTCCACCACCCCGTGGACCACGGCCGCGTCGTCGTCGACAACGCCAACCTCTTCGTGCGCCGGGGCGAGATCGTCGGCATCGCGGGCCTCATGGGTGCGGGCCGCACCGAGCTGGCCATGAGCGTGTTCGGCCGCGCGTACGGCGCCAACATCTCGGGCCGCATCCTCAAGGACGGCAAGCCGATCCAGGTCGGCTCGGTGCGCGAGGCGATCCGCCACGGCATCGCGTACGCGACCGAGGACCGCAAGCGGTACGGCCTCAACCTCATCGACACGATCAAGCGCAACGTCTCGTCGGCCGCGCTCGACAAGGTGGCCCGCCTGGGCGTCGTCGACCGCGAGGGCGAGACGAAGATCGCCGAGCAGTACCGCAAGGACCTCAACGTCAAGACCCCCACGGTCGAGGCCCTCGTCGGCAAGCTCTCGGGCGGCAACCAGCAGAAGGTCGTGCTGAGCAAGTGGATCTTCGCGGACCCCGACGTGCTCATCCTCGACGAGCCGACCCGCGGGATCGACGTCGGCGCCAAGTACGAGATCTACACGATCATGAACGCGCTCGCGGCCCAGGGGAAGGCGATCATCGTCATCTCCTCCGAGCTCCCCGAGCTCCTCGGGACCTGCGACCGCATCTACGCGCTCTCGCAGGGGCGCATCACGGGTGAGGTGTCCCGCGAGGACGCGACCCAGGAGACCCTCATGCACTACATGACCATGGAGAAGGACGGGGCCGCCCGATGA